ggaaagcttcaagttccttggcgtacacttcaccgacaaactgaaatggtccacccacgcagacagtgtggtgaagatggcgcaacagagcctcttcaacctcaggaggctgaagaaattcggcttggcacctaaaaccctcacaaacttttacagatgcacaattgagagcatcctgtcgggctgtatcaccgcctggtacggcaactgcaccgcccacaaccgcagggctctccagagggtggtgcggtctgctgaacgcattaccgggggcaaactacccaccctccaagacacctacagcacccgatgttacaggaaggccaaaaagatcatcaagaacatcaaccaaaccacccgagccactgcctgttcaccctgctatcatccagaaggcgaggtcagtaaaggtgcatcaaagctgggaccgagagaatgaaaaacagcttctatctcaaggccatcagactgttaaatagcaatCACTAGCACATTCGAGGCTGCTGCTGccaattgaaatcactggccactttaagaaacggaacactagtcactttaataatgtttacatatcttgcactactcatctcatatgtatatactgtattctattctataatattgtatcttagtccatgccgctctgtcattgcttgtccatatatgtatatattcttaaattccattccttactagatttgtgtgtattgggtatatgttgtgaaattgttcgatattacttgttagatattactgcactgtcggagctagaagctcaagcatttcactacacccgcaataacatctgctaaacacgtgtatgtgacaaataaaatttgatttgatttgatgactaACAGTAACAAATATGACTGGGATGGACATGTTGACTAATTTGATTCATTAGTGTTATGGAACTGTGCTGATGCAGTCACAGACACATGAGATGAGAGGCAGAGTGAGTGGGACATTTGTAATATACAAATGGATAAAGATTTTTATTAGAATTGCACTGGACAACAGAACACAAGGTTCCGATAGGATACCCTGCTTATTGTATGTGGTGTAGTAAACATTGTTTAGTGCATTCATATAGTTATTTACTACATTTTATGTTAGTTTCACGAGTAGATCTGGAAAAAGATCTCAACATTATAAAAATAAAACGGGATATACATGGGTAGAAACCGACATCAACATAACATCTCAATCCACAAAGCCAGTTCAAAAAGGCACCGATGGTCTGACAAAGAATAGTCAGAACGTTTGTATTTATTCAGCTCCACAGATCTCCCTCTTGAAAACGTCAAATTTAAATGTAACCCCATTCTCCTCTTGAATCTCATTTGGTACTCCAGGAAACCTAGTTTGAGGTTAAGGGAAACAAAGGGACAACTTAGACAGATTGATGATGACACAACAAGCTTTCTAACACTTGACCTGACATGTGTGGAGTGGACCTGGTAAATCAGAACAGAGAATATAGCTTATCAAAACAGTCCAAAGTGTAAGCAAACAGTGCTGCACTGCTTAGAGCCAGGAGAGCAGAGAATAAAATATGCTTCCTTATATCTCTTGTTTTCTAAAAATGCTTTGGTCAAACTGTGGGAAAAAGACATCACAGTGGAAGTCAGCCATGATGTCAGCGAGGTAGACAAGGTCACACCAGGGATGCATCAGGCCTCCTGATGACAAGGGAAAGGTAATGCGCTAATTTAGTGGATGGACTGTCCTAGTATAATGAACAACTTAATCAATTTTGATCCACTTAAAATTCCTAACCCACATATTGGATGTAAAGTCCTGGGCCCATTTTAattaagcatctcagagtagtgctgatctaagatcaggtTCCCCCCTATCCATGTAATGTTATTCATTATGGTCTAAAAtgaaaaactgatcctagatcaggatTCTTACTCTGAGAGGTTTTATGAATAAGGTCCCAGATCATACTGTACCACAAACTTCGACCACCCATAATGAGACACAACAGTTACCTGATAGACCTGTGGGCCACCCACCACCCAAATGGTCTCCACCAGGTCACAGAGGGGTTGCATGGAGGCCGACACCACTGTCAAAATCCTGACAGAGGAAGTGGGCATGCTCCGGGACAGTGCTGGGAGGAGTGAGTGACACCCAAAATAACCAATCATTTCTAAATCTATATTGACTATCTTTGACTCTGTTGTCATTAGGCTAAATGATCTACTGAAGTGATTTACATGATGAACTTTGAATACCACTCATTGAAGTTTAAAAACATTGTGTTAGGTTGTGGACTGTGTGTGATTGGTAGTAGGCCTAGTGTGACTATCGACTTACTTCAGAGTGGTACTCAGGACCACATGGAGGACATTGGGCAGCATTGAGTACAGACTGTCTGGGTTGGAGAACCAGCAGCCCCTGCCCCACACCATCATGTTCATCCTCACATGGCAAAGAGTAGCTAGATCATTTGGAACTAGTAACTATTTAGTTCCTAATAGTGGATATTGCTTTCAAACTATCAATGGCTGATTAACTCAAGTTATATTATCTACGCTTGTTACATAAAAAGTGCAAAGGTCAATTGCATTTCAACCCAGCTTCATTGTCTGCATTTCCCTGTGCTCTACTATTCCATTATACATGTAAGCTAAAAGCCTTGGACTCATATTGGAAATCAATCAAAATTACCTGGTTGGGAGACATTTGTGGTAGTGTCCAAAAATAATTTGAATTCTGTCCTGTGAAAGCAATATTTCATACATTGATTACCATTGGACCAATATCCTTTCCCAATGCTCCTATGTATGGACTTAAAGCAGTGAAACACAAACTTAAAATGTTTTATTCATATTGAAATACATGTGGGGTGAATTCAGAAAGAGTGGGACATCATATAAACCGGGACAGCTTAATCCTGACGCTTCATTTACCGGTCTGACAAGAGAAAATCGAAATTATTTTTACTAAACCCTTGCAGAGAAACCACATGATCAAAATCAGATCACTTCATTGGTGTGACATTATCGAGCGGGGCAGAGCAAGCTTCAAACAGGAAGCTCACCCCGTAAAGCACATCATAAAATCAGTGACATAGTTATATAATTTAGCATAAAAAAAGCTGTCATAAATAATTCACAGTGCcaaattgtgatgtaaatgtgcaCAGGCCTACTATGTACTGGTGCATCAAAACACATACAAAAGTTGCCAATATTTTGTTTAAATGTTGTAATTCAGCCTTTTTTTTTGTCCTGCTTTACCAaccatagctagctaaagtagggcagcatggagtagctaaagtgggacagtcttacagtgagggaaaaaagtatttgatcccctgctgattttgtacgtttgcccactgacaaagaaatgatcagtctataattttaatggtaggtttattttaacagtgagagacagaataacaacaaaaaaatccagaaaaacgcatgtcaaaaatgttataaattgatttgcattttaatgagggaaataagtatttgaccccctctcaatcagaaagatttctggctcccaggtgtcttttatacaggtaacgagctgagattaggagcacactcttaaagggagtgctcctaatctcagtttgttacctgtataaaagacacctgtccacagaagcaatcaatcaatcagattccaaactctccaccatggccaagaccaaagagctctccaaggatgtcagagccaagattgtagacctacacaaggctggaatgggctacaagaccatcgccaagcagcttggtgagaaggtgacaacagttggtgcgattatttgcaaatggaagaaacacaaaagacctgtcaatctccctcggcctggggctccatgcaagatctcacctcgtggagttgcaatgatcataagaacggtgaggaatcagcccagaactacacgggaggatcttgtcaatgatctcaaggcagctgggaccatagtcaccaagaaaacaattggtaacacactacgccgtgaaggactgaaatcctgcagcacccgcaaggtccccctgctcaagaaagcacatatacagggccatctgaagtttgccaatgaacatctgaatgattcagaggagaactgggtgaaagtgttgtggtcagatgagaccaaaatcgagctctttggcatcaactcaacttgccgtgtttggaggaggaggaatgctgcctatgaccccaagaataccatccccaccgtcaaacatggaggtggaaacattatgctttgggggtgtttttctgttaagggggcaggacaacttcaccgcatcaaagggacgatggacggggccatgtactgtcaaatcttgggtgagaacctccttccctcagccagggcattgaaaatgggtcgtggatgggtattccagcatgacaatgacccaaaacacacggcaaaggcaacaaaggagtggctcaagaagaagcacgttaaagtcctggagtggcctagccagtctccagaccttaatcccatatctGGTTCTTGTAGTACTATATCCTGTAAATGTTCTTGTAGTACTGTTATTTGATTGAATTCAGAAAAAGGTCCGTTGTCAACAGGTGACATGTGATTGAAGTCGGATTCCATTACGCTTATTAACATAGTGGACACTTAGTAACTTGATAACATTTAATAACAGTGTAGCAAAGGATCTTGTGTAAATTCAGAATTAGTGGGACACTTTTTGCATTTCCGTCGTCTGTCTGTAACCGCTTCAGACAGCTATCCAACATATTAGCCAAACACATGATACATTTCTGAAATCCTCAGATGTTTCCTAATTACACAACTGTAATTAAATTGTAATTGGGGTACAATTAGGACTATAATTACGGTGTCCCAATTTATCTAACCTCCTGTCCCAGTCTACCAAATGCGAACTGAAAATATGGTACACAAATGGCTGTGTCATGTCTCCTGTGAATATGATATCAACATTTGCTTATTTTGTGTGATTAGGAAACATCTTGAGGATTTCAGAAAATGTATCATGTGTTGGGCTAATATGTTGGATAGATGTCAAAAGAGGTGACAAAGATGACTGAAATGCAAAAAGTGTCCCACTAATTCTGAATTTACACAAGATCCTTTGCTACACTGTGTCCACTATCTTAATAAGCGTAATGGAATCCGACTTCAATCACATGTCACCTGTTGACAACTGGCCAACATTGAATGCATACATTGAATTCTAATTATTCTAAGTACATTGAATGCTAATTATGCATTTAGGACACAAATGTAGAATGCGCATCAATTAATGATCCAGTATACATGTTAATGGAGATCAAGTAGCCTAAATTCTATGAAAAAAGAAATGTATCACATTGTTATCATTGAATAATTCTAACAATCACGCAATTATGTCATTTGTAATACTGGCTTTTAAATAGCCTAAACTTGAAACCGTTACATTACATAACATCgccttaagggaaaagggaataATGCCATGGCAACTGTCAATTTTTTCCTATTCCAATGTTGCACGGTTTCCTCTGTACTTTGTCCGCACACATCTTCGATACAATACAAGGTAAAACATGATGAACTGTCTGGTTTACTTCGAGATGCAAcgtggtctcagaacatttcgtattattctgtaaataaatccgagacactccatatagtatgatatgttacatttcgtatggtatacattaatttgtggatgtccatcaaccATTTCATATATGTCACGAATTacatgttacgaattgcaataaCTACAATaggctagggttaggggaagggttaaggttaaggttagggttagggttagctaacatgctaagtagtagcaaagttgctaattagctaaaattgtccatgatgagattcgaacacgcaacctttacttaattgggttgctagacgttcgcgttttAAACCTACCCATCCACactgaccaaccaccctcctttagtttttgccttaagtaacctgtgttatgtaaccataccaaatgtaacatatcatactaatttgaatgTTCTGGATTTAAGTTTACTGTGTTACGTGTGGTCTATGAGACCAGCCTGCGAGATTACAAGTGTTTATGTAACACACTCTGATATGCAGGCTAGTTTAACACATTGGATGAGGATATTTCATTGCATAATAACAACAATCACTGATTTGTTCTTCTGGGTATGACAAAGGCAACTGTGGACATCAATGAAGGCTGCTGAGGGTAGGACAGattataataatggctggaatggagctgaatggaatggcatcaaacacatggaaaccatgtgtttgatgaatTTGATAACGTTCCACTTATTCCGCTCTCTTCAGGATTgcctgatccctcctgatgacccagtTGGACATGACTGGGTCACCAGGatggatcagccaatgaagttggaagtcccacccagttgactacattacaatggtggaagccctcaatggtgctgcccatgctaatacGGCCTTTTGGCCACACATCTGGAACCAGTTTCTCTGGATGCAACGTGACCAAAGGGGGTGTCCATGTTTACCACTGATTACGGCATAGATACATTGCAGCAATTGGAGGCTTAGTTTTGATTCATTTTATGTTGCATTCTTATTGCATTTACTTTGTATCATTTTTACTTTGCATTCCTCATTGAGCTTTACAACAGAGAATATTTGCATGCCCATGACAAACAAACCATTAGCCTGCAATAAATATTACTTTGAGTCGGTGTTACATTTGACACCTTTTATTACAGCACCATATAGAACAGTCAGTCTTTATACAAAAATAACAATTGGTTTACAACTTCACCagaaaaaataataaaacaaaacaTGCAATATCACATTTTTACTGTATACATTTTGAGTTGAATTACTCACACGCTTATACAGAAACGGTTATATAATTCCCTTAAAAAGGTTTTACAGAGGTTAATAACATGAAAAGTTTGTACAAAATGTATGATGCACTTCATGAGAGTGGTGCTTATGCTGCCTTATAAATACTCCTCGGAACCTGGTATTTCTGAACTTCTGACAGCATTGTACCCCGTATAATAAGTGTTTCCTGACCATTTGACCTGATGATTCCAGGTTGGGTCGTCAGTCGTATTATCAGCTTGAGGCTGATGCCATTCCCCATGGCTAGGACTGCACATAACATGCCCTCAGGCTCAAACAGCGATCAGTTCTCTGGGCATCATGTGATTTGATGTTCCCCATAGTTCAATGTGGGATGTTCAcagcctcctttcctctcctcttgtccATCTCTTCCTACTGCTGCTCACACCACTGAGGTAGATGTGCTCCTGTAGAGTTGAAGAGTCAGGGGAGGACGATGCAGTGTTTCAGGTGCCGGTGGAGCCTGCTGGAGATCGACAGGGTAGCTGgtaccccctctcctctacccctccacatCAGGGACTAGTTGCTGGTCTGCCTCCGGGCCTTGTTGCTACCCCCCGGTGTGAGGTCCTCGTTGGGACGCTTCACGGCAGCATGTCCTCTGCctgagtaaaaaaatatattaaaaaaacacatttttcccTATGAAATTGGTTATGGTGTCTGCTTTGACTCTTGTAACTTCCACCCACGGCCCACATATCTGAGATGGATGAAGTCACAGTTCAGGCCCACATATCTGAGATGGATGAAGTCACAGTTCAAGCCCACATATCAACCTCGATGTAGATGAGATGGGTAGATAAGATGCAGGTTAAAGGACAAGTTCACTTTGGTTCAAAGAAAGTTAATTtgtcctttaaccctactctttGGAAAAAGGCAGGTTTTGCTGTGGTAAGGCCAGCCAAGGAACcaaggaggatggagagggtcTTTACCTGCTTGAGCGGCTGCCTCATGCTGGTTTTCTTCAGGGGAGGTCCCCACACAGTTTCCACCATTGTTAGGATTAGCAGGCACTGTTGCGAGCAGCCCTGTGAAGTGGGGACAAAAGAAGAGTTGTACAGTCAGTCTACCACACCACACCCCCATAGAGAACAAATGATCATGATAATATAAAAGACAAAGTCACTGTATCCACAAAGAATCTCAGAATAAGAGTGCTGGTCTATGGTCAGGTCCGCCCTCCCTTGATTTAAAAGGCAaaacggatcctagatcagcaagcctactctgagacgctttgaaTAGCTTATCATTGAAATCGTTTGAGTAAGTACCAGAAAAGCGAATTTTCAGGCTATTAGCTGTAATTTCAGCAGGTCGTGCTCTGTGCTCACCCAAGCCGCGGTAGCAGGAGAGCTGCTGGTAGATCTGCGTCATCCTCTGGATGTTGAGGCGGCTGGCCTCGGCGTGGTGCACCATGGGCTTGGGGTAATGCACGCCGATCACGCACTTGGCCGTCTTCTGCACGCTTTCGGGCGCGTTCCAGGGGTCGTAGATGTACTTGGCCGGGAAGGCCTTCAGAATGGGCAGATAGCGCCTGGAAGAACCAAACAGAGAAATCAAATGTCACCTGTTGATGACACACTTATTTTGCAATGAACAATCGAGAAACAATTTCTAGTGGGTACAGCATGGAAATTTAACCAAGACTCTATGAAGTGTATGACGTGACATTGTGGTCTAGCAGGTCATGTACAGAATTGTTTGTCATGGTATACTGCATGTCCTACATGTCTTGTCACAAGCATGGTGAAATAAAACACTGAGGTCTATTACTTGGAGAGTACTTCAAGAGGAAAATAAATAGAGTGTACCACACTGTCTAAATATAGTGGAGGGGTGGACAACTGGGTGTAGGGAGTCTTCTCACCGTATGTAGTCTCCGTTGGGGTCCGTCCTCCTGCCAAAGCCCACGGGGCAGTAGCAGTGGAAAAACTGCTGGAAGAAGGAGCTGCAGGAGAGCCACATCCAGCTACCTGCGTTCACACTCCAGTCTGCATCCAGGAGGAGCTCCTCAAATACCTGACAGGCAAATAAACACACACGGTCAGATATCACAGTCATACATTATCTACCTacttctctctttgtctcccctctccctctcccccttcgtCTCCCTCTAACAGGTATCTACCTTCATGCCCTCCTCCCAGCTGATCCACAGGTCTCCTCTAGTGAGGAAGCAGGCCACAGCGTGTCTGGCCAGGTGGTGGATCCAGCCCTCCTGCCTTAGCTGGGTCATGATGGCGTCAATCCAGGGGAAGCCAGTCCTCCCCTCGGCCCACTTGGCCAGCGCTTCCGGGTTGCGGTCCCAGGGGATCTGCACACACACCGGGTTGCCCTCCATCTTGTCAAAGCGGGGGTTGTTGGTGGCCGTGGTGTAGAAGAACTCACGCCACAGCAGCTGGCCATAGAGCGAGAGGGGCGGCGAGCTGTTTTTCTTCACCTTCCTGTAGAGGTCAGTGAGTTTGAAGTAGAAGAGGCGACAGGAGAGGCAGCCGAAGCGGAGGTAGGAGCTAAGGCCTGTGGGGCTGGCTAGCAAGGAGTTGGCGTTCATCCGGGGACGCTCAAAGTTGGCCACCCATGCCTGGAACACAGAAGGTTAGTGGGGGTTGAATtgactgaatttaaatggaattgaccccaaacctGGCACTGTATGTGTCCACCACACTGGTTCAGTAGTGGTGGGATAGAAAGGGACTACTCCCCACCTTTCTCTCCAGGTGCCTCTCCAGGCGAGTGAGGGCCTCAGTCTCTCCTCCGGGCCATACTGCTGTAGCCAAGCCTTCGGTCTCAAAGCCAAGCTCCTCCAGGGAGGGCACGCCAAACTTGTCGTCATGGTCATCACCGACGGGAGTGGCACACTTCCTCATGACCTCGGCAGTGATGGTCTCAGCGGGCGATTCTACGGCATCCATGTGACTGATGAGCGCCTGGAAACGCTTGTAGGTGAGAGGGGATTGGCCTCCGTTTAGCTCGATGATcctacagagacacatggacagagATAGAGGCATTTAGTGCATCAAGTAACCCTAGCATGACGGCATTATTCATGAATATATTGCTAATACATCATGTTTGCGTATTTGCACAACTTGATCACTTAAAATGGGTTGTATTCTCACAATATCTAATGTATGTCAGCTAGGAACTACAGTATCTAAATCtccttgactgtgtgtgtgagccaCTCACTTGTCCAGGTCGTAGAGCGTGTGGGAGACTTTGACAGTAACCTCCACCCCGGCCTCGCTGGCCAGCTTCTGGATGGCGGCGTCACGTTCCTTGCCGAAGGGCTCAGAGTCGTACTCATAAGACAGCCGGCTGGTCTGCCATTCCTGGGAAGCAGAGACATCGGAACAAGGTCAGTCATGCCACAGTCAGCCAACATGATAAATAGGGGACCTTTACCGTTGTAAATATAGAGATAGTGGATGTCAcagaaagcgttccacaggaatgctggcccatgttgactccaatgcttcccacagttgtgtcaagttgactggatgtcctttgggtggtgaaccattcttgatacacaagggtaactgttgagcgtgaaaaacccagcagcgttgcagttcttgacacaaaccggtgcgcctggcacctactaccataccccgttcaaaggctctTAAATCTGTTGTCatgcccatttaccctctgaatggcacacatacacaatccatgtctcaattgtctcaaggcttaaaaaatacTTATCCTcccctacactgattgaagtggatttaacaagtgacatcaataagggatcatagctttcacctggattcacctggtcagtctgtcatggaaagagcaggtgttcttaatgttttgtacactcagtgtatatatcacATTAAGACTACATACAGTATCCGTAGCACATACCTGAATAAGG
The sequence above is a segment of the Coregonus clupeaformis isolate EN_2021a chromosome 19, ASM2061545v1, whole genome shotgun sequence genome. Coding sequences within it:
- the LOC121532268 gene encoding cryptochrome-1-like: MVGNTIHWFRKGLRLHDNPSLKESIRGADTLRCVYILDPWFAGSSNVGISRWRFLLQCLEDLDASLRKLNSRLFVIRGQPTDVFPRLFKEWQTSRLSYEYDSEPFGKERDAAIQKLASEAGVEVTVKVSHTLYDLDKIIELNGGQSPLTYKRFQALISHMDAVESPAETITAEVMRKCATPVGDDHDDKFGVPSLEELGFETEGLATAVWPGGETEALTRLERHLERKAWVANFERPRMNANSLLASPTGLSSYLRFGCLSCRLFYFKLTDLYRKVKKNSSPPLSLYGQLLWREFFYTTATNNPRFDKMEGNPVCVQIPWDRNPEALAKWAEGRTGFPWIDAIMTQLRQEGWIHHLARHAVACFLTRGDLWISWEEGMKVFEELLLDADWSVNAGSWMWLSCSSFFQQFFHCYCPVGFGRRTDPNGDYIRRYLPILKAFPAKYIYDPWNAPESVQKTAKCVIGVHYPKPMVHHAEASRLNIQRMTQIYQQLSCYRGLGLLATVPANPNNGGNCVGTSPEENQHEAAAQAGRGHAAVKRPNEDLTPGGSNKARRQTSN